The Halobacterium sp. CBA1132 genome has a segment encoding these proteins:
- a CDS encoding nitric-oxide reductase large subunit: protein MDVTRSTLAKILAVVFVLNLVVMGAGAAYSYQHQPPIPDELVGPDGDVVATHESIQDGKAVFQSNALMNHGSILGNGAYFGEDYTADALELKTQFMREYYADERYGEAYGDLSAEQQAGVDSRVTADLDRTMSGETAEYTAAEAYAHEQVREVYVERYHEGDAERGIPEGMIGSAEDARKFADFAMWTALVSHANRPGTDHSYTNDWPYNPLAGNEPTGGTMVWSAIAMVLLVGGAGLGVWLYNSIDLPEPSTKGIEVPDPAEVNLLPSQRAATRFIPVAALLFVAQVLLGALLAHYYVERDAFFGIGEALGVDVIQWLPFAITKTYHLDLGILWIATMWIGAGLFLPGLLTGHEPDRQESAINGLLGTLLLVVVGGFVGIYLGSQGFFDGQLWWLLGNEGLEYVEVGRVWQIGLLLGFAIWAFLAYRGLKPLLAREQRFGLAHMILYAGGSIGLLFVAGMLYTPDSNIVMTEFWRWWVVHMWVEGAFEFFIVAIVGITLVSMGLLRKRSAEKAVALQVLFVMGSGVIGVSHHYWWIGQPDVWIPFGSVFSTLELVPLILILFEALGQYRALSASDETFHYKLPFAFIIASGVWNFVGAGVLGFFINLPLINYYEHGTYLTVAHAHAAMFGAFGFLALGMATYMLRLSVDPEKWNGKRLWWAFWLWNAGLAVMVGLSLLPVGFLQLETAFTEGYAVARSLSFYNRDLVQLLFWARFPGDTMLILGTVVFAYDVVRKRFLLRDVEDDASTGPVASRVLGDDD, encoded by the coding sequence ATGGACGTCACTAGGTCGACGCTCGCGAAGATACTCGCGGTCGTGTTCGTCCTGAATCTCGTCGTCATGGGCGCTGGTGCCGCCTACTCCTACCAGCACCAGCCGCCGATTCCCGACGAACTCGTCGGGCCCGACGGCGACGTGGTCGCCACCCACGAGTCGATTCAGGACGGCAAGGCCGTCTTCCAGTCGAACGCCCTGATGAACCACGGGTCGATTCTCGGCAACGGCGCGTACTTCGGCGAGGACTACACCGCCGACGCGCTCGAACTGAAAACCCAGTTCATGCGGGAGTACTACGCCGACGAGCGCTACGGCGAGGCGTACGGCGACCTCTCGGCCGAACAGCAGGCCGGCGTCGACAGTCGCGTGACCGCCGACCTCGACCGCACGATGTCCGGCGAGACCGCCGAGTACACCGCCGCGGAGGCGTACGCCCACGAGCAAGTCCGAGAGGTGTACGTCGAGCGCTACCACGAGGGCGACGCCGAACGCGGCATCCCCGAGGGCATGATCGGGTCCGCGGAGGACGCGCGGAAGTTCGCGGACTTCGCGATGTGGACGGCGCTGGTCTCACACGCGAACCGCCCCGGTACCGACCACAGTTACACGAACGACTGGCCGTACAACCCACTGGCCGGCAACGAACCCACGGGCGGCACGATGGTGTGGAGCGCCATCGCGATGGTGTTGCTCGTCGGCGGCGCCGGCCTCGGCGTCTGGCTGTACAACAGCATCGACCTCCCCGAACCGTCCACGAAGGGCATCGAAGTCCCCGACCCCGCGGAGGTGAATCTGTTGCCGAGCCAGCGCGCCGCCACTCGGTTCATCCCGGTCGCGGCGCTGTTGTTCGTCGCCCAAGTGTTACTCGGGGCGTTGCTCGCACACTACTACGTCGAGCGCGACGCGTTCTTCGGCATCGGTGAAGCGCTCGGCGTCGACGTCATCCAGTGGCTGCCGTTCGCCATCACGAAGACCTATCACCTCGACTTGGGCATCCTCTGGATTGCGACGATGTGGATCGGCGCCGGTCTGTTCCTGCCCGGCCTCCTGACCGGCCACGAACCCGACCGCCAAGAGTCCGCCATCAACGGCCTGCTCGGCACGCTGCTGTTGGTCGTCGTCGGCGGGTTCGTCGGCATCTACCTCGGCTCGCAGGGCTTCTTCGACGGCCAACTGTGGTGGCTGCTCGGCAACGAAGGCCTCGAGTACGTGGAAGTCGGGCGCGTCTGGCAGATCGGCCTCCTGCTCGGGTTCGCCATCTGGGCGTTCCTCGCGTACCGCGGCCTCAAACCCCTGCTCGCCCGCGAGCAGCGCTTCGGACTTGCGCACATGATTCTGTACGCGGGCGGGTCCATCGGCCTACTGTTCGTCGCGGGGATGCTGTACACGCCCGACTCGAACATCGTGATGACGGAGTTCTGGCGGTGGTGGGTCGTCCACATGTGGGTGGAGGGCGCCTTCGAGTTCTTCATCGTCGCCATCGTCGGCATCACGCTCGTCTCCATGGGCCTGCTTCGCAAGCGCTCCGCGGAGAAAGCCGTCGCCCTGCAGGTGCTGTTCGTGATGGGCAGCGGCGTCATCGGCGTCAGCCACCACTACTGGTGGATCGGCCAGCCCGACGTCTGGATTCCGTTCGGGAGCGTCTTCTCCACGCTGGAACTCGTCCCGCTGATTCTCATTCTCTTCGAGGCGCTCGGCCAGTACCGCGCGCTCTCGGCGAGCGACGAGACGTTCCACTACAAGCTCCCGTTCGCGTTCATCATCGCCTCCGGCGTGTGGAACTTCGTCGGCGCGGGCGTGCTCGGGTTCTTCATCAACCTCCCGCTCATCAACTACTACGAACACGGCACCTACCTCACGGTCGCGCACGCCCACGCCGCGATGTTCGGCGCGTTCGGGTTCCTCGCGCTCGGCATGGCGACGTACATGCTGCGGCTCTCCGTCGACCCCGAGAAGTGGAACGGGAAGCGGCTCTGGTGGGCGTTCTGGCTGTGGAACGCCGGCCTCGCCGTGATGGTCGGGCTCTCCCTGCTCCCCGTGGGCTTCCTCCAGCTGGAAACCGCGTTCACGGAGGGGTACGCCGTCGCGCGCTCGCTTTCGTTCTACAACCGCGACCTCGTCCAGTTGCTGTTCTGGGCGCGGTTCCCCGGGGACACCATGCTCATCCTCGGCACCGTCGTCTTCGCCTACGACGTCGTCCGCAAGCGCTTCCTGCTCCGGGACGTCGAAGACGACGCCTCCACGGGACCGGTCGCCTCGCGCGTGCTCGGCGACGACGACTGA
- a CDS encoding acyl-CoA dehydrogenase family protein: protein MDFGLSDEQQAIQEEVRRFADNEIRPVASEYDREEKYPHEVMDEAAKAGLLGPTIPLEYGGAGYSALESALIVEELFAADPGVGLCVSSAGFGAESLIEFGSEDQKERWLPDIASGDAIMGSAISEPDTGSDVSSVSTRAERDTAEQSSASSSPPEAEKNGDEFVINGNKMWITNGSVGDFFVVLCQTDPDASGRYNGFSQIIVESDRDGFEADKITGKLGIRASDTAELRFDDVRVPEENLVGTEGGGFLQLMQFFDETRTMVAAQGVGIAKGAAERALDYAQEREQFGRPISDFQAIEHKLAEMHTQTEAARTLTRKSAWSVENRDDQLTALASMAKEFASRVAVEVADEAVQIHGGAGYVDDFDVERFYRDAKITQIYEGTTEIQKNVIARELLE from the coding sequence ATGGACTTCGGACTGTCCGACGAGCAGCAGGCGATTCAAGAGGAGGTCCGCCGGTTCGCGGACAACGAAATCCGGCCGGTGGCCTCCGAGTACGACCGCGAGGAGAAGTACCCCCACGAGGTCATGGACGAGGCCGCGAAGGCCGGCCTGCTCGGCCCGACGATTCCGCTGGAGTACGGCGGCGCCGGCTACTCCGCGCTCGAATCCGCGCTCATCGTCGAGGAGCTGTTCGCCGCCGACCCCGGCGTCGGCCTCTGCGTCTCCAGCGCGGGCTTCGGCGCCGAGTCCCTCATCGAGTTCGGGAGCGAGGACCAGAAGGAGCGCTGGCTCCCGGACATTGCCTCGGGCGACGCCATCATGGGGTCTGCCATCAGCGAACCCGACACCGGCTCGGACGTCTCCAGCGTCTCCACGCGCGCCGAACGTGACACCGCCGAGCAAAGCTCGGCGAGCTCTTCGCCGCCTGAGGCGGAGAAGAACGGCGACGAGTTCGTCATCAACGGCAACAAGATGTGGATCACGAACGGCTCCGTGGGCGACTTCTTCGTCGTGCTCTGCCAGACCGACCCCGACGCCAGCGGCCGGTACAACGGCTTCAGTCAGATTATCGTCGAGTCCGACCGCGACGGCTTCGAGGCGGACAAAATCACGGGCAAGCTCGGCATCCGCGCCAGCGACACCGCGGAACTCCGGTTCGACGACGTGCGCGTCCCCGAGGAGAACCTCGTCGGAACGGAGGGCGGCGGCTTCCTCCAGTTGATGCAGTTCTTCGACGAGACGCGCACGATGGTCGCCGCGCAGGGCGTCGGCATCGCGAAGGGCGCCGCCGAGCGCGCGCTCGACTACGCGCAAGAGCGCGAGCAGTTCGGGCGCCCCATCAGCGACTTCCAAGCCATCGAGCACAAACTCGCGGAGATGCACACGCAGACGGAGGCCGCGCGCACGCTCACCCGGAAGTCCGCGTGGAGCGTCGAGAACCGCGACGACCAGCTCACCGCGCTCGCGTCGATGGCCAAGGAGTTCGCGTCCCGCGTCGCCGTCGAGGTTGCCGACGAAGCCGTCCAGATTCACGGCGGCGCCGGCTACGTCGACGACTTCGACGTCGAGCGGTTCTACCGGGACGCCAAAATCACCCAGATCTACGAGGGTACCACGGAGATTCAGAAGAACGTCATCGCTCGCGAACTCCTCGAGTAG